One stretch of Roseimicrobium sp. ORNL1 DNA includes these proteins:
- a CDS encoding hemolysin III family protein gives MAKELPHPASRLGPPAVKAARQFTPGEEAANWITHGIGLLLSTVALVLLMVDSILHGTAWHMVSFAVYGTTLVALYSASTAYHAIRGPQLKLLFKKLDHAAIFLLIAGTYTPFLLTVLRGPLGWTLFGVIWTLCVAGAVMQLVPRKVHRFASVFAYLFTGWLVLVAIKPLVAALPSGGMWLLVAGGVCYTSGVVFYRWHRLRYHHAIWHTFVLAGSICHFLAVLLYVLPTPAV, from the coding sequence ATGGCAAAGGAACTTCCCCACCCCGCATCACGGCTAGGCCCCCCCGCAGTAAAGGCCGCGCGACAGTTCACCCCGGGCGAAGAAGCCGCGAACTGGATTACGCACGGCATCGGCCTGCTGCTCAGCACCGTGGCTCTGGTGCTGCTCATGGTGGATTCCATCCTGCATGGCACCGCGTGGCACATGGTCAGCTTCGCCGTATATGGCACCACGCTGGTGGCACTCTACTCGGCATCCACGGCGTACCACGCCATTCGTGGACCTCAGTTGAAGCTTCTTTTCAAGAAGCTCGACCACGCCGCGATCTTCCTGCTCATCGCAGGCACCTACACACCTTTTCTCCTCACGGTGCTGAGAGGGCCTCTGGGCTGGACTCTATTCGGCGTCATCTGGACGTTGTGCGTGGCGGGCGCAGTGATGCAACTCGTCCCGCGGAAGGTGCATCGCTTTGCCTCAGTGTTCGCCTACCTCTTCACCGGCTGGCTCGTGCTGGTCGCCATCAAGCCCCTGGTGGCCGCCCTGCCCAGCGGTGGCATGTGGCTGCTGGTCGCGGGCGGTGTTTGCTACACCTCGGGCGTCGTCTTCTACCGCTGGCACCGTCTCCGGTATCATCACGCCATCTGGCACACCTTCGTGCTGGCCGGAAGCATCTGCCATTTCCTGGCGGTGCTTCTGTATGTGCTACCGACACCGGCGGTTTGA
- a CDS encoding Gfo/Idh/MocA family oxidoreductase produces MSKKLNIAVVGLGFGAEFIPIWQRHPHTNCYAICQRNEAKLKECGDYWKVDVRYTEYEELLKDPNVDAVHINSPIPDHGWMSIAALKAGKHVACTVPMATSVEECLEIIKLTQETGLTYMMMETVVYAREYLFMKDLADKGELGKLQFIQASHQQDMDGWPNYWPGLPPMHYATHCVGPVLGLAGGEAEYVSCFGSGTIREELIKHYNSPFAVETAHVKVHKSDLSVRIIRSLFDTARQYRESIDVYGSQKSVEWPLIEHEPLVLHTAKKPEPEIPEKIKCPDFADRLPEPIQRYTTKGVYDDDANTHLSFTQGAGHGGSHPHLAHEFAMALVEKRETFPNAKQSANWTCTGILAHQSAMEGGAIKKLPVETLS; encoded by the coding sequence ATGAGCAAAAAACTCAACATCGCCGTCGTCGGCCTCGGATTCGGGGCGGAGTTCATCCCCATCTGGCAGCGCCATCCGCATACGAACTGCTATGCCATCTGCCAGCGCAACGAGGCGAAGCTCAAGGAGTGCGGCGACTACTGGAAGGTGGACGTGCGCTACACGGAGTACGAGGAATTGCTCAAGGACCCGAATGTGGATGCGGTGCACATCAACTCGCCGATTCCTGATCACGGCTGGATGAGCATCGCCGCGCTGAAGGCGGGCAAGCACGTGGCCTGCACGGTGCCGATGGCTACCAGCGTGGAGGAGTGCCTGGAGATCATCAAGCTCACCCAGGAGACCGGTCTTACCTACATGATGATGGAGACGGTGGTGTATGCTCGTGAGTATCTTTTCATGAAGGACCTCGCGGACAAGGGTGAACTGGGCAAGCTGCAGTTCATCCAGGCGAGCCACCAGCAGGACATGGATGGTTGGCCAAACTACTGGCCCGGTCTACCGCCCATGCACTACGCCACGCACTGCGTGGGCCCTGTGCTCGGTCTCGCCGGTGGTGAGGCGGAGTATGTGAGCTGCTTCGGCTCGGGCACGATTCGCGAGGAACTCATCAAGCACTACAACTCGCCCTTCGCCGTGGAGACGGCGCATGTGAAGGTGCACAAGTCAGACCTCAGTGTGCGCATCATCCGCTCGCTCTTTGATACGGCACGCCAGTACCGTGAGAGCATCGACGTGTACGGCAGCCAGAAATCCGTCGAGTGGCCGCTCATCGAGCACGAGCCCCTTGTGCTGCACACCGCGAAGAAGCCGGAGCCGGAGATCCCTGAGAAGATCAAGTGCCCCGATTTCGCGGACCGTCTGCCGGAGCCCATCCAGCGCTACACGACCAAGGGTGTGTACGACGACGACGCCAACACGCACCTGAGCTTCACCCAGGGCGCGGGACATGGCGGCAGCCATCCGCACCTCGCCCATGAGTTCGCCATGGCGCTGGTGGAGAAGCGCGAGACCTTCCCGAATGCCAAGCAGAGCGCCAACTGGACCTGCACCGGCATCCTTGCCCATCAGAGCGCCATGGAGGGCGGCGCGATCAAGAAGCTGCCGGTGGAGACGTTGAGCTGA
- a CDS encoding phosphoribosyltransferase family protein codes for MLFRDRIDAGVQLAQRLSGYAGRADVVIVGLPRGGVPVAAEVAKALHAPLDIMVVRKLGVPGHEELALGAIAPDDALVVNPEVMASLREPEVALHEAMVRERKELERREQEYQGARPAIDLRGKTVIAVDDGLATGATMHAAVKALRGRGVAQCIVAVPVTAWQARASFEDAGVEVVSVFIPADFQAVGQHYEDFTQTSDEEVLQALREANLSASGR; via the coding sequence ATGCTCTTTCGAGACCGCATCGATGCAGGAGTCCAACTGGCGCAACGGTTGTCCGGCTACGCAGGGCGTGCGGACGTGGTGATTGTGGGCCTGCCGCGGGGCGGCGTGCCTGTCGCGGCGGAAGTGGCGAAGGCGCTGCATGCGCCGCTGGACATCATGGTGGTGCGCAAGCTGGGCGTGCCGGGACATGAGGAACTGGCTCTGGGAGCGATTGCTCCTGACGATGCCCTCGTGGTGAATCCCGAGGTCATGGCCAGCCTACGCGAACCGGAGGTGGCGCTACATGAGGCGATGGTGCGGGAAAGGAAGGAACTGGAGCGCCGAGAGCAGGAATATCAAGGAGCGCGGCCTGCTATCGACCTGAGAGGAAAGACGGTCATCGCGGTGGATGACGGACTCGCCACGGGAGCCACCATGCATGCCGCGGTGAAGGCGTTGCGCGGGCGTGGAGTGGCGCAGTGCATCGTAGCGGTGCCGGTCACAGCGTGGCAGGCTCGCGCCAGTTTTGAGGATGCCGGTGTGGAGGTCGTTTCAGTATTCATCCCTGCAGATTTCCAGGCGGTGGGGCAGCACTACGAGGACTTCACCCAGACGTCAGATGAAGAGGTGTTGCAGGCGCTGCGTGAGGCCAACCTGTCCGCGAGTGGGCGATGA